The region AATTCCCCACCCTCAGTTTCACTGCTGCGCCTCTGCCTCTTGAACCAAGCCGGCCTTGAGCTTGTCCTTTAGCCGGTAAGAATTGCCGCGGATGTTGAGCGTGATCGCGTGGTGCAGCAGCCGGTCCAGGATGGCGGTGGCGATCACGCGGTCTCCGAACACGTCGCCCCAGCTCCCGAGGCTCTGGTTGCTGGTCAGGATCATCGGCCCGCGCTCGTAGCGGCGGCTGACGAGCTGGAAGAACAGGTTGGCTCCTGTGCGGTCGATGGGCAGGTAGCCGATCTCGTCGACGACCAGCAGCCGCGGCACGGAGTAGAACTTGAGCTTCTCTTCCAGCCGACCTTCGCCGAGCGCCTTGGTCAGGCTGGCGATCATCGCCGCGGCCGTCGTGAACAGTACGCGGTAGCCGCGTTCGATTGCGCGCAGGCCAAGGCCGACCGCGAGGTGAGTCTTGCCCACGCCGGGCCGCGGCGCGGGGACAGGAAAGGACAGGAAAGCGGTACCAGCAAGCCTTCGCGGCATTCGCGCAGTTGTCAGAATGGACCTTATCGGACCCGGGCGAGACCATAGAACCGGTGGCGATACGATGCGGAAGTGCGTTTGAAT is a window of Candidatus Limnocylindrales bacterium DNA encoding:
- a CDS encoding ATP-binding protein; translated protein: IQTHFRIVSPPVLWSRPGPIRSILTTARMPRRLAGTAFLSFPVPAPRPGVGKTHLAVGLGLRAIERGYRVLFTTAAAMIASLTKALGEGRLEEKLKFYSVPRLLVVDEIGYLPIDRTGANLFFQLVSRRYERGPMILTSNQSLGSWGDVFGDRVIATAILDRLLHHAITLNIRGNSYRLKDKLKAGLVQEAEAQQ